In one window of Gemmatimonadota bacterium DNA:
- a CDS encoding homocysteine S-methyltransferase family protein gives MTRWDELLATPGAILADGAMGSALMAQGLELGAAPELWNVIHPERVGAVHAGYAAAGSRIILTNSFGASRFRLERHGLADRLDELNRAAVAVARAAAPGALIAGDIGPSGLMLAPLGPLSVAEAREGFAAQARALVAGGADLIWIETMADLAEVAAAVTGVQDVAPGLPVIATMTFDTKGRTMMGVRPEQAVKELTRLGVSALGANCGNGPDEMLEVIGRMVAVAPSVPVVAKANAGMPRLVEGRAVYDAGPEVMARYALAARDRGARIIGACCGSTPAHLAAMGAALGAGPA, from the coding sequence ATGACCCGATGGGATGAGCTGCTCGCCACGCCCGGTGCCATCCTTGCCGACGGCGCCATGGGCAGCGCGCTCATGGCGCAGGGACTCGAGCTGGGCGCCGCGCCGGAGCTGTGGAACGTGATCCACCCGGAGCGGGTCGGCGCGGTGCATGCCGGGTACGCCGCCGCCGGCTCGCGGATCATCCTGACCAACAGCTTCGGGGCGAGCCGGTTCCGCCTGGAGCGGCACGGCCTGGCGGACCGCCTCGACGAGCTCAATCGCGCGGCCGTCGCGGTGGCGCGCGCCGCGGCGCCGGGGGCGCTGATCGCCGGGGACATCGGGCCGAGCGGGCTGATGCTCGCGCCGCTGGGGCCACTCTCGGTGGCGGAGGCCCGCGAGGGCTTCGCGGCCCAGGCCCGGGCGCTGGTGGCGGGGGGCGCGGACCTGATCTGGATCGAGACCATGGCCGACCTGGCCGAGGTGGCCGCCGCGGTGACCGGGGTGCAGGACGTCGCGCCCGGCCTGCCGGTGATCGCCACCATGACCTTCGACACCAAGGGCCGCACCATGATGGGGGTCCGCCCGGAGCAGGCGGTGAAGGAGCTGACCCGGCTCGGCGTGTCGGCCCTGGGCGCCAACTGTGGCAACGGGCCCGACGAGATGCTCGAGGTGATCGGGCGCATGGTGGCGGTGGCCCCGTCGGTCCCGGTGGTGGCCAAGGCCAACGCCGGGATGCCGCGGCTGGTGGAGGGCCGCGCCGTCTACGATGCCGGACCCGAGGTGATGGCGCGCTACGCCCTCGCCGCCCGCGACCGCGGCGCGCGCATCATCGGCGCCTGCTGCGGCAGCACCCCGGCGCACCTGGCCGCCATGGGAGCGGCGCTCGGCGCGGGCCCCGCGTAG
- a CDS encoding corrinoid protein, with protein MHEELFAAMRQSVIDGDPDEVRVLAQRALALGIDPLEAINRGFVPGVTHVGEQFGLGEMFLPDLVLGGEAMKAAVAVLEPELARRGAQRESLGTVVLGTVRGDIHEIGKTLVQTMLSASGFQVHDLGVDVPVERFVGAVRELKPHVVGMSALLTTTMPGQRLVIEALEREGLRQQVKVIVGGAPVSQGWATEIGADGYGEDAMRAVTLVKALLGREAPAA; from the coding sequence ATGCACGAGGAGCTGTTCGCGGCGATGCGGCAGTCGGTCATCGATGGTGATCCGGACGAGGTGCGCGTGCTCGCGCAGCGGGCGCTGGCGCTCGGCATCGACCCGCTCGAGGCGATCAACCGCGGCTTCGTGCCGGGCGTGACGCACGTCGGGGAGCAGTTCGGCCTGGGCGAGATGTTCCTGCCCGACCTGGTGCTGGGCGGCGAGGCGATGAAGGCGGCCGTGGCGGTGCTCGAGCCCGAGCTGGCCCGGCGCGGCGCCCAGCGGGAGAGCCTCGGCACCGTGGTGCTCGGCACGGTGCGCGGCGACATCCACGAGATCGGCAAGACGCTGGTGCAGACCATGCTCAGCGCCAGCGGCTTCCAGGTGCACGACCTCGGCGTGGACGTGCCGGTGGAACGGTTCGTGGGCGCGGTGCGTGAGCTCAAGCCCCACGTGGTGGGGATGTCGGCGCTGCTGACCACCACCATGCCGGGCCAGCGGCTGGTGATCGAGGCGCTGGAGCGCGAGGGGCTCCGCCAGCAGGTGAAGGTGATCGTCGGCGGGGCGCCGGTGAGCCAGGGATGGGCCACCGAGATCGGGGCCGACGGCTACGGCGAGGACGCGATGCGCGCGGTGACGCTGGTGAAGGCGCTGCTCGGACGGGAGGCGCCCGCCGCATGA
- a CDS encoding lyase: protein MRHPSVAVIPLLAALAAPAAAQQATVTEWTVPWSDTRPRDPTVAADGRVWFVGQVGNYVGVLDPGTGTFRRFELEAGTLPHNVVIGPDGAPWFTGNRNGTIGRLDPASGLVRTWPMPAADLSDPHTLAFAPDGSLWFTLQASNAVAHLDPRSGAIRVVRMPLPGSRPYGIGLDSKGRPWFVEFGGNRIGTIDPVSYALREFTIPDPAARPRRIVIAANDQVYAGDYNRGKLVRLDPATGSFSEWPNPAGARSAPYAMAGDDQGMVWQVETGVQPNRLVSFDPRTGRFGTPVPIAGSGGVVVRHMVFDRKSRSLWFGTDAGTIGRATLGPGTPATGATP, encoded by the coding sequence ATGCGCCATCCCTCAGTGGCCGTGATCCCCCTGCTGGCCGCCCTCGCCGCGCCCGCCGCCGCCCAGCAGGCCACCGTGACCGAGTGGACCGTTCCCTGGTCCGATACCCGTCCGCGCGACCCGACCGTGGCCGCCGATGGCCGGGTCTGGTTCGTGGGCCAGGTGGGGAACTACGTTGGCGTCCTGGACCCGGGCACCGGCACGTTCCGCCGCTTCGAGCTCGAGGCGGGAACCCTGCCGCACAACGTGGTGATCGGGCCCGACGGCGCCCCCTGGTTCACCGGCAATCGCAACGGCACCATCGGCCGTCTCGATCCCGCCTCCGGGCTGGTGCGGACCTGGCCCATGCCCGCGGCCGACCTGAGCGACCCGCACACCCTGGCCTTCGCCCCCGATGGCAGCCTCTGGTTCACCCTGCAGGCGTCCAACGCCGTGGCCCACCTCGACCCCCGGAGCGGCGCGATCCGCGTGGTGCGCATGCCGCTCCCGGGCTCCCGGCCCTACGGGATCGGCCTCGACTCGAAGGGGCGCCCCTGGTTCGTGGAGTTCGGTGGCAACCGCATCGGCACCATCGACCCGGTCAGCTACGCGCTGCGCGAGTTCACCATTCCCGATCCCGCCGCCCGACCGCGCCGGATCGTCATCGCCGCGAACGACCAGGTCTATGCCGGCGACTACAACCGGGGCAAGCTGGTGCGGCTGGACCCCGCCACCGGGAGCTTCTCCGAGTGGCCGAACCCCGCCGGCGCCCGCTCCGCCCCCTACGCCATGGCCGGGGACGACCAGGGCATGGTCTGGCAGGTCGAGACCGGGGTGCAGCCCAACCGGCTGGTGAGCTTCGATCCGCGGACCGGCCGGTTCGGGACGCCGGTTCCCATCGCCGGGAGTGGCGGGGTGGTGGTGCGGCACATGGTGTTCGACCGGAAATCGCGGAGCCTCTGGTTCGGGACTGATGCCGGGACCATCGGGCGGGCCACGCTCGGGCCTGGCACGCCGGCCACGGGGGCGACCCCGTAG